In Gossypium raimondii isolate GPD5lz chromosome 12, ASM2569854v1, whole genome shotgun sequence, a single window of DNA contains:
- the LOC105764565 gene encoding small polypeptide DEVIL 4, with product MKMSSSATMGASKRRLSSRGLGGVLREQRAKLYIIRRCVVMLLCWHD from the coding sequence ATGAAGATGAGCAGTTCTGCTACCATGGGGGCCTCAAAGAGAAGGCTATCAAGCAGAGGCCTTGGAGGGGTTCTCCGAGAGCAAAGGGCTAAGCTTTATATTATACGAAGATGCGTTGTTATGCTCCTTTGCTGGCATGATTGA